In one window of Lampris incognitus isolate fLamInc1 chromosome 3, fLamInc1.hap2, whole genome shotgun sequence DNA:
- the ascl1a gene encoding achaete-scute homolog 1a produces MDIAAKMEINVGQPQFMPSACFFAAAAQSIQLSPSSSQGDVKSASKQAKRQRSTSPELLRCKRRLNFAGFGYSLPQQQPHAVARRNERERNRVKLVNNGFATLREHVPNGASNKKMSKVETLRSAVEYIRALQQLLDEHDAVSAAFQSGVLSPTIPQSYSNDMNSMAGSPVSSYSSDEGSYDPLSPEEQELLDFTNWF; encoded by the coding sequence ATGGACATCGCAGCCAAGATGGAAATTAACGTCGGCCAGCCGCAGTTCATGCCCTCGGCGTGTTTCTTCGCAGCGGCCGCGCAGAGCATCCAGCTGAGTCCCAGCAGCAGCCAGGGCGACGTCAAGTCAGCATCCAAGCAGGCGAAGAGGCAGCGCTCCACCTCGCCGGAGCTGCTGAGGTGCAAACGGAGGCTGAATTTCGCCGGGTTTGGATACAGCCTCCCGCAGCAGCAGCCGCACGCCGTGGCGAGGCGCAACGAGAGGGAGCGCAACCGAGTGAAGCTGGTCAACAACGGCTTCGCCACCCTCCGGGAGCACGTCCCCAACGGGGCGTCCAACAAGAAGATGAGCAAAGTGGAGACCCTGCGCTCGGCCGTGGAGTACATACGCGCACTGCAGCAGCTTTTGGACGAGCACGACGCGGTGAGCGCAGCGTTTCAGTCCGGGGTCCTGTCCCCCACCATCCCGCAGAGCTACTCCAATGACATGAACTCCATGGCCGGCTCCCCCGTGTCGTCCTACTCCTCCGACGAGGGCTCCTACGACCCCCTCAGCCCCGAGGAGCAGGAACTCCTGGACTTCACCAACTGGTTCTGA